A window from Pseudoliparis swirei isolate HS2019 ecotype Mariana Trench chromosome 17, NWPU_hadal_v1, whole genome shotgun sequence encodes these proteins:
- the pcsk2 gene encoding neuroendocrine convertase 2: MRGSPRHGTAVGFIVLLNALLNALLLATQAAEGAFTDHLLVQLHEDAQDEAHQLAAQHGFQSARKLSFGEGLFHFYPQDTSKRRSKRSAHSKQRLQKDRRVKNVLEQEGFSRQKRGYRDLNVVEVNMTDPLFTKQWYLVNTGQADGTPGLDLNVAEAWQLGYTGRGVTIAIMDDGIDYLHPDLASNYNADASYDFSSNDPFPFPRYTDDWFNSHGTRCAGEVSAAANNNICGVGVAYNSKVAGIRMLDQPFMTDIIEASSISHMPQVIDIYSASWGPTDDGKTVDGPRELTLQAMADGVNKGRGGKGSIYVWASGDGGSYDDCNCDGYASSMWTISINSAINDGRTALYDESCSSTLASTFSNGRKRNPEAGVATTDLYGNCTLRHSGTSAAAPEAAGVFALAIEANPDLTWRDMQHLSVLTSKRNQLHDEVHQWRRNGVGLEFNHLFGYGVLDAGGMVKMAKDWKTVPERFHCVAGSIQEAHKIQSGNKVVLAISTEGCQGKDNFVRYLEHVQAVITVNSSRRGDLNINMTSPMGTKSILLSRRPRDDDSKVGFDKWPYMTTHTWGEDPRGTWVLEVGFQGEEPQRGVLKEWTLMLHGTQSAPYIDQIVRDYQSKLAMSKKEELEEELDEAVERSLKSLLRKNN, from the exons ATGCGTGGATCTCCCCGACATGGGACAGCCGTGGGATTTATAGTGCTGCTGAACGCGCTGCTGAACGCGCTGCTGCTTGCGACACAGGCTGCAGAAGGAGCGTTCACGGACCATCTTCTGGTTCAGTTGCACGAGGACGCGCAGGATGAGGCGCACCAACTTGCAGCACAACATGGGTTCCAGAGTGCCCGAAAG CTTTCCTTTGGAGAGGGGCTCTTTCACTTCTATCCTCAGGACACTTCGAAGAGGCGGAGCAAACGCAGTGCCCACAGCAAACAGCGGCTCCAAAAAGACCGAAGG GTGAAGAACGTCTTGGAGCAAGAGGGTTTTAGTCGTCAAAAGCGAGGCTACAGAGATCTCAATGTTGTTGAAGTCAACATGACTGACCCTCTATTCACAAAACAGTGGTATCTG GTAAACACAGGCCAGGCAGACGGGACCCCTGGGCTGGATCTTAATGTGGCTGAAGCTTGGCAACTGGGCTACACGGGCAGAGGAGTTACCATCGCAATCATGGACGACG GCATCGACTATCTACATCCAGACCTGGCATCAAATTAT AACGCCGATGCCAGCTACGACTTCAGCAGCAACGACCCGTTCCCATTTCCACGCTACACAGACGACTGGTTCAACAG TCACGGTACCCGGTGTGCTGGAGAGGTGTCTGCAGcagccaacaacaacatctgcgGCGTGGGAGTCGCCTACAACTCCAAAGTGGCAG GTATCAGGATGTTGGACCAGCCCTTCATGACTGACATTATTGAGGCATCATCCATCAGCCACATGCCCCAGGTTATTGACATCTACAGCGCCAGCTGGGGACCAACCGATGACGGAAAGACGGTGGATGGACCGCGAGAGCTCACGCTGCAGGCTATGGCTGACGGCGTCAACAAG GGGCGCGGAGGAAAAGGCAGCATCTACGTGTGGGCATCGGGAGATGGCGGTAGCTATGACGACTGCAACTGCGACGGTTATGCCTCGAGCATGTGGACGATCTCCATCAACTCAGCCATCAACGATGGACGCACCGCCCTGTACGACGAGAGCTGCTCCTCCACCCTGGCATCCACGTTCAGCAACGGCCGCAAGAGGAACCCCGAGGCTGGcgtt GCCACCACGGACTTGTATGGGAACTGCACGCTGCGTCACTCTGGAacatcagcagcagctccagaggCAGCTGGTGTCTTTGCTCTGGCAATTGAGGCTAA CCCTGACCTCACTTGGAGAGACATGCAGCACCTGTCGGTCCTGACCTCCAAGAGGAACCAGCTCCATGACGAGGTTCACCAGTGGAGGAGGAACGGCGTGGGCCTCGAGTTCAACCACCTGTTTGGCTACGGTGTGCTGGATGCTGGGGGCATGGTGAAGATGGCCAAGGACTGGAAAACTGTGCCCGAGCGTTTCCACTGTGTCGCCGGATCCATTCAGGAGGCCCA TAAAATCCAATCTGGCAACAAAGTGGTGCTGGCCATCAGCACTGAAGGCTGTCAGGGGAAGGACAACTTTGTCCGCTACCTGGAGCACGTTCAGGCGGTGATCACCGTCAACTCCAGCCGCCGCGGTGACCTCAACATCAACATGACCTCGCCCATGGGCACAAAGTCCATCCTGCTGAGCAGAAGGCCCCGTGACGACGACTCCAAGGTGGGCTTCGACAAGTGGCCCTATATGACCACCCACACCTGGGGAGAGGACCCCCGCGGGACCTGGGTCCTGGAGGTGGGCTTTCAGGGCGAGGAGCCACAGCGCGGGGTCCTGAAGGAGTGGACTCTCATGCTGCATGGAACACAAAGTGCCCCTTATATAGACCAGATAGTACGTGATTATCAGTCCAAACTCGCCATGTCCAaaaaggaggagctggaggaggagctggatgagGCTGTAGAGAGAAGCCTAAAGAGCTTGCTGAGGAAAAACAACTAA